Proteins encoded together in one Desulfovibrio sp. UCD-KL4C window:
- a CDS encoding YitT family protein, with amino-acid sequence MIAQKKHPLGKGSSFSLDFTYSLWWNLILITVGSIIVGIGLRSIAVPYQFMPGGIFGLASLIFYKTGILSPGWIFLILNVPLFAFAWIKVSKRFFWYSAYATLATTGFYELINIPMHIESQLYACVACGLIIGFGSGVVLRSLGSNGGLDVIAVYLYQRFNIGIGKVYIIFNAIIFSLSFYELSLDLIIASLILVFISAMIIDKTLSLFNQRKVVFIISDKAQEISNDILNSLRQSATFIKGIGAYSKQEKNIIMTVVNNVQLKKLEEIAFSHDDNVLFIVENTFSVVGSSFSKRKVY; translated from the coding sequence ATGATCGCTCAAAAAAAACATCCTCTTGGCAAAGGTTCATCATTCAGTCTAGATTTTACGTACTCACTCTGGTGGAATTTAATATTAATTACAGTAGGATCAATCATTGTAGGGATAGGACTTCGCAGCATTGCTGTTCCTTACCAGTTTATGCCAGGTGGAATTTTCGGATTAGCATCCTTAATTTTTTATAAAACAGGAATCCTTTCACCGGGGTGGATTTTCCTTATCCTTAACGTTCCACTCTTTGCATTTGCATGGATAAAAGTCAGTAAACGTTTTTTCTGGTACAGTGCATATGCAACCTTAGCAACAACCGGATTTTATGAACTTATTAACATTCCTATGCATATCGAGAGTCAACTTTACGCTTGTGTTGCATGTGGTTTGATAATTGGATTTGGGTCTGGAGTTGTTCTGCGCTCACTCGGATCAAATGGAGGGCTTGATGTAATAGCTGTCTATCTTTACCAAAGATTCAATATAGGTATCGGTAAAGTTTATATTATTTTTAATGCCATTATTTTCAGTTTAAGCTTTTATGAACTTTCACTTGATTTGATAATAGCTTCACTGATTCTAGTTTTTATATCAGCTATGATAATTGATAAGACTTTGTCATTATTCAACCAACGTAAAGTTGTTTTTATTATCTCGGACAAGGCACAGGAAATCAGTAACGATATACTAAATAGTCTTAGGCAAAGTGCTACCTTTATTAAAGGTATCGGTGCATATTCTAAGCAGGAAAAAAATATTATAATGACTGTTGTAAATAATGTTCAGTTAAAGAAATTAGAAGAAATAGCTTTCAGCCACGATGACAATGTTCTTTTCATAGTTGAAAATACGTTCTCTGTTGTTGGATCAAGTTTTTCGAAACGAAAAGTATATTAA
- a CDS encoding RNA-binding protein translates to MSKKLYVGNLPWSATEEEIRAAFEAYGEVISINLIEDRETGRPRGFGFVEMDDAGALEVIDNMDGKDFGGRNLKVNEAKPREERPRW, encoded by the coding sequence ATGTCTAAAAAACTTTATGTCGGAAATTTGCCTTGGTCTGCTACTGAAGAAGAAATCCGTGCTGCATTTGAAGCTTACGGTGAAGTTATTTCTATCAACCTTATCGAAGATCGTGAAACTGGTCGTCCTCGCGGTTTTGGTTTTGTTGAAATGGATGATGCCGGTGCTCTTGAAGTTATCGACAACATGGACGGAAAAGATTTCGGCGGACGTAACCTCAAGGTTAACGAAGCTAAACCACGCGAAGAACGTCCACGCTGGTAG
- a CDS encoding ABC transporter permease, with the protein MIHALKLHDRRSKTIAIIIGCLTFFSIVFISAWLYGNQGEVTNLGFRKLPPSLSHPFGTDWLGRDMLARTLKGIRISLGVGLSAATCSSIIALIFGLAAATMGKTVDNIITWLVDIFIATPHLVLLILISFACGGGAKGVLIAVAASHWPALTRVIRAEVMQLRSAEYIQMSRQLGKSPFFIAKHHMLPHVAPQFMVGLLLLFPHAILHAAALTFLGFGMSPHTPAIGVLLAESMRYLSMGMWWLAVTPGIALVITVKAFDILGTNIRALLDPRTCRE; encoded by the coding sequence ATGATTCACGCACTCAAGCTTCATGACCGCAGAAGCAAAACCATTGCAATAATAATCGGCTGTCTTACTTTTTTCTCGATAGTTTTCATTTCTGCATGGCTCTACGGAAACCAAGGGGAAGTTACAAACTTAGGATTTCGTAAACTTCCACCAAGCCTTTCTCACCCGTTTGGAACAGACTGGCTTGGAAGAGACATGTTAGCCCGAACATTAAAAGGAATTAGAATAAGCCTCGGTGTCGGCCTTTCGGCTGCAACCTGCTCGTCCATCATAGCTTTAATATTCGGACTTGCCGCTGCAACCATGGGAAAAACTGTCGACAATATTATCACTTGGCTTGTAGATATTTTTATAGCAACGCCACATCTGGTTCTTCTTATACTCATATCCTTTGCATGCGGAGGTGGAGCCAAGGGTGTGCTCATTGCCGTTGCGGCTTCACATTGGCCTGCTTTAACCAGAGTAATCAGGGCAGAAGTGATGCAGCTTCGCTCAGCAGAATACATTCAAATGTCCAGACAGCTTGGGAAAAGCCCTTTCTTTATTGCAAAACATCACATGCTTCCACATGTAGCACCACAATTTATGGTTGGACTGTTGCTTCTGTTTCCTCATGCCATTTTGCATGCTGCGGCGCTTACATTTTTAGGATTTGGAATGTCTCCGCACACCCCTGCAATTGGGGTATTACTTGCTGAGTCGATGCGTTACCTATCAATGGGAATGTGGTGGCTCGCAGTAACTCCCGGCATTGCCCTTGTCATTACCGTTAAAGCTTTTGACATTTTGGGAACCAATATTCGCGCTTTATTAGACCCGAGAACCTGTAGAGAATAG
- a CDS encoding anaerobic C4-dicarboxylate transporter yields MFWIHLLVLLAIIFIGIRYGGVAFGLLGGLGVSILVFVFGIKPGHPPISVMLIIISVVAASATLEATGGLSLLVKFAEKILRKHPENIVYLGPICTFSLTVLVGTGHSVYPLLPVIYDVAYKNGIRPERALAVSSVAAQMGITASPIAAAAAVVLATATSNNVDINLVNVLMVTIPSTFLGMLTSATWSLKRGKDLDKDEEFQEKIKNPDFLREVEGENSDSSSQKIAFTAKKGLTVFLLGIFAVIILALLNKHLLPKGVTMSVAIQFMMLSVGAIILLMTNISPKTIVHSSVFTAGMTAVITIFGIAWMSDTIINYNEPYLIGLISEIVHLHPWTFAIAMFFVSMFLKSQAAVLTIMLPLGFSLGIPKEVLIGVLPSCYAYFFFPFYPSDLAAISFDRTGTTHIGKYVLNHSFMFPGLIGVGTATVIGYFLAQIVF; encoded by the coding sequence ATGTTTTGGATTCACCTTCTTGTTCTTCTTGCAATAATATTCATTGGAATTCGCTATGGAGGCGTTGCATTCGGCCTACTAGGCGGACTTGGCGTTTCTATTTTAGTATTTGTATTCGGAATTAAGCCAGGCCACCCGCCTATCAGTGTAATGTTAATAATTATTTCTGTAGTGGCGGCATCTGCAACGCTTGAAGCGACAGGTGGCCTTAGCCTCCTTGTAAAATTTGCTGAAAAAATACTGCGCAAACATCCTGAGAACATTGTTTATTTAGGACCAATCTGCACATTCTCACTTACTGTGCTGGTGGGTACAGGACATTCTGTTTACCCCCTTCTTCCAGTCATTTACGATGTTGCTTATAAAAACGGCATTCGACCTGAGCGCGCTTTAGCCGTTTCTTCTGTAGCAGCGCAAATGGGAATAACAGCCAGCCCGATTGCTGCTGCGGCAGCGGTTGTACTTGCCACTGCGACTAGTAATAATGTTGATATTAATCTGGTCAATGTTCTAATGGTTACAATTCCTTCAACATTTCTCGGCATGCTCACCTCAGCTACATGGAGCCTCAAACGAGGAAAAGACTTAGATAAGGATGAAGAGTTTCAAGAAAAAATTAAAAACCCAGATTTCTTGCGAGAAGTCGAAGGTGAAAATTCTGATTCATCGTCACAAAAAATAGCTTTTACCGCCAAAAAAGGCTTAACGGTATTTCTTCTAGGTATTTTCGCCGTCATTATTCTTGCTCTGCTAAATAAGCATTTACTCCCAAAAGGCGTTACAATGTCAGTAGCCATCCAGTTTATGATGCTTTCAGTTGGAGCAATAATTCTATTAATGACAAATATTTCCCCTAAAACAATTGTTCACAGCAGTGTTTTCACTGCAGGAATGACAGCTGTCATAACAATCTTTGGTATTGCCTGGATGAGTGACACCATAATCAACTATAATGAGCCTTACCTAATCGGATTAATTAGTGAAATTGTCCATTTACACCCTTGGACATTCGCTATCGCTATGTTTTTTGTTTCAATGTTCTTAAAAAGTCAGGCGGCAGTTCTGACGATTATGTTACCACTCGGTTTTTCACTTGGTATTCCGAAAGAAGTGCTCATCGGGGTTCTGCCATCCTGCTATGCATATTTCTTCTTTCCATTCTACCCAAGCGACCTTGCAGCGATTAGTTTTGATCGAACAGGTACAACTCATATTGGCAAATATGTGCTAAATCATAGCTTTATGTTCCCTGGATTAATCGGCGTTGGAACAGCAACAGTTATCGGATATTTTCTTGCACAAATTGTTTTTTAA
- a CDS encoding SDR family oxidoreductase — MTQNKVAIITAGGSGMGAGAARKLAAEGYQIAILSSSGKGEAIAKKLGGFGVTGSNRSPKDLETLIKGTMDKWGRIDVAVNSAGHGPKGDILTMTDEDWITGMEVYLLNVIRVARLVTPIMLKQSCGSIVNISTYACFEPEPLFPTSGVFRSGLAAFTKLFADQYASKSIRMNNVLPGFIDSLPEKDERRNRIPMGRYGKVDEVAEAIAFLASKKSSYITGQNLRVDGGITRSV; from the coding sequence ATGACTCAAAATAAAGTTGCAATAATTACTGCCGGTGGTAGCGGCATGGGGGCAGGAGCCGCCCGCAAATTAGCTGCAGAAGGTTATCAAATCGCAATCCTGTCTTCGTCCGGAAAAGGTGAAGCTATTGCAAAAAAACTCGGAGGATTCGGCGTAACAGGGTCCAACAGATCACCTAAAGACCTCGAGACTCTGATCAAAGGAACTATGGATAAATGGGGACGCATTGATGTGGCTGTAAACAGTGCAGGACATGGCCCCAAGGGTGATATTCTCACAATGACGGATGAAGACTGGATAACCGGCATGGAAGTGTACCTGCTTAACGTAATCAGAGTAGCAAGACTGGTGACTCCTATCATGCTTAAACAGAGCTGCGGGTCAATTGTTAACATTTCAACCTACGCCTGCTTCGAACCTGAACCTCTATTCCCTACATCAGGTGTATTCCGTTCAGGCCTTGCTGCATTTACTAAGCTATTTGCCGACCAATATGCCTCAAAATCCATCAGGATGAACAATGTACTACCTGGTTTTATTGATAGTCTGCCTGAGAAAGATGAAAGACGTAATCGGATACCGATGGGTCGCTATGGAAAAGTAGATGAAGTTGCAGAAGCAATAGCTTTTCTTGCATCAAAAAAATCCAGCTATATAACAGGCCAGAATTTGCGAGTTGATGGCGGAATTACGCGGTCAGTATAG
- a CDS encoding ABC transporter substrate-binding protein, producing MFKKTYTGKRLLQIFVLSIFLLTITCTAFAAKDKLVLAVGGENAEGYDPLLGWGAYGNPLFQSTLLKRDSNLNIIPDLAEKWTLSKDRLTWTVKIRKGVVFSDGSPLTAKDVAFTYNKALESGGKVDISPLESATAVDDSTVTIKLKEPDITFIQHLITLGIVPAKLYGPNYGRNPIGSGPYKLVRWDEGQQLIVEANDKYYGEQPSIKTLIFLFSDEDASLAAARAGQVDVLGVPSNLARQDIPGMKLHVVKSVDNRGLMFPMVPNVGKKTPKGLAIGNNVTADIAIRKAVNYAIDREALVVGVLDGYGRPAFGVVDDLPWDNAAIRFKDNDPKKAIAILEKAGWKDTDGDGIREKNGLKAEFTVLYNSKDSLRQGLALAISDMLRPIGIQATPKGESWDRIKNDLTHSNVVVYGFGDHSPLEMYNLYHTSGPEPMYWNAGFYSNPVVDKYLDQARAAKSFEESIPYWKKAQWDGKTGFTVPGDATWAWLVNLDHTYFVNKSLDVGKSQMEPHGHGWPITTNIQEWKWISE from the coding sequence GTGTTTAAAAAAACTTATACCGGAAAACGTCTTTTGCAGATTTTCGTGTTAAGCATTTTTTTGCTGACCATTACCTGCACAGCCTTTGCTGCCAAAGACAAACTTGTACTCGCAGTCGGTGGAGAAAATGCTGAAGGGTATGATCCACTTTTAGGCTGGGGGGCTTATGGTAATCCCTTATTTCAAAGTACATTGCTGAAACGAGATTCAAATCTCAACATTATTCCTGATCTGGCTGAGAAATGGACTCTTTCAAAAGACCGCCTGACATGGACAGTAAAAATTCGTAAGGGAGTTGTTTTTTCAGACGGCTCACCGCTAACCGCTAAAGATGTAGCCTTTACTTATAACAAGGCTCTTGAATCAGGCGGAAAAGTAGATATTTCCCCACTTGAATCCGCAACAGCTGTGGACGATTCAACTGTCACAATTAAGCTTAAAGAGCCGGACATTACATTCATTCAGCATCTAATTACATTGGGAATTGTTCCTGCAAAACTTTACGGCCCAAATTATGGACGTAATCCTATTGGATCAGGCCCATACAAACTTGTCCGTTGGGATGAAGGGCAGCAGTTGATAGTTGAAGCCAATGATAAGTATTACGGAGAGCAGCCTTCAATTAAAACACTCATATTCCTTTTTTCAGATGAAGATGCATCCCTTGCGGCAGCACGTGCCGGACAAGTCGACGTGCTTGGTGTACCTTCCAACCTTGCCCGCCAAGATATACCGGGTATGAAACTGCACGTTGTAAAAAGTGTTGATAACCGTGGTTTAATGTTCCCAATGGTTCCTAATGTCGGCAAAAAAACTCCTAAAGGTTTGGCAATAGGTAACAATGTTACTGCCGATATAGCTATCCGCAAAGCCGTCAACTACGCCATTGACAGAGAAGCTTTAGTCGTAGGCGTTCTGGACGGATACGGCCGCCCCGCTTTCGGTGTTGTTGATGACCTTCCTTGGGATAATGCTGCTATCCGTTTCAAAGACAATGATCCTAAAAAAGCTATTGCCATTCTTGAAAAAGCTGGCTGGAAAGATACAGATGGTGACGGTATTCGCGAGAAGAACGGTCTCAAAGCAGAATTTACTGTTCTTTACAACTCCAAAGATTCTTTGCGCCAAGGACTGGCTCTTGCAATTTCCGATATGCTCCGTCCAATCGGTATTCAAGCTACGCCAAAAGGCGAAAGCTGGGATCGCATTAAAAACGACCTGACTCACTCAAATGTCGTTGTGTACGGTTTCGGCGATCACAGCCCGCTTGAAATGTACAATCTTTATCACACTTCCGGACCTGAACCTATGTATTGGAACGCAGGTTTCTACTCCAATCCTGTTGTTGATAAATATTTAGATCAAGCCCGCGCTGCAAAATCCTTTGAGGAATCAATTCCATATTGGAAAAAAGCTCAATGGGATGGAAAAACAGGGTTCACTGTTCCAGGTGATGCGACATGGGCATGGCTGGTTAACCTCGACCACACCTACTTTGTGAATAAAAGTCTGGATGTAGGTAAATCCCAGATGGAACCACATGGTCACGGTTGGCCGATTACAACAAACATTCAAGAGTGGAAATGGATTTCTGAATAA
- a CDS encoding ABC transporter ATP-binding protein, whose protein sequence is MLEASKLTFKYDKNKPWLFENLDLSIAPGEIVGLPGPSGRGKSTLAKILAGYLSSHESGKVLIDGTPLKSNEFCPAQLIFQHPELAVNPRWKIKETLCEAGTPDKSLFEELSINNAWLDRYPHELSGGELQRICLARALNPKVKYLLCDEMTSMLDALTQAAIWKVVLEVAKKRDLGLLIISHDGALISRLCNRTIPYFQN, encoded by the coding sequence ATGCTTGAAGCTTCGAAACTAACTTTTAAATATGATAAGAATAAACCGTGGCTATTTGAAAATCTGGACCTGAGCATAGCTCCTGGTGAAATTGTCGGACTCCCCGGCCCCAGCGGTCGCGGTAAGTCTACACTGGCGAAGATACTCGCAGGATACCTATCTTCCCATGAATCTGGAAAAGTACTTATTGACGGAACCCCACTTAAATCAAATGAATTTTGTCCAGCACAGCTTATTTTTCAACATCCTGAACTTGCTGTTAATCCACGCTGGAAGATTAAAGAGACACTTTGTGAAGCCGGAACACCGGACAAAAGCCTTTTTGAAGAGTTATCTATAAATAATGCGTGGTTAGACCGATATCCACATGAACTTTCAGGCGGAGAGCTCCAGCGGATCTGTCTAGCTAGAGCTTTAAATCCTAAAGTAAAATATTTACTCTGTGATGAAATGACATCAATGCTGGATGCGCTTACTCAGGCCGCAATTTGGAAAGTTGTGCTGGAAGTCGCAAAAAAAAGGGATTTGGGACTCCTTATTATCAGCCATGATGGAGCATTAATATCAAGACTTTGCAACCGGACTATTCCATATTTTCAGAACTAA
- a CDS encoding nucleoside deaminase — MNNPDEIIIRGNPPVTPPQGQTWRDMMDIAMRQGFIARSNGEVPIGAALFSQDGEILGTGSNSPVTDHDPSAHAEIKCLRSACDNLNNYRLPQGTILAVTLEPCIMCLGAIIHARVAGIVFGAPDLKAGAVVSNMEGTDLTFANHRFWVLGGVRADECRTMLQSFFLQKRK, encoded by the coding sequence ATGAACAATCCTGATGAAATAATTATTCGCGGCAATCCGCCCGTAACACCTCCGCAAGGCCAGACATGGCGAGACATGATGGACATTGCGATGAGGCAGGGATTTATTGCGCGCAGTAACGGAGAAGTCCCCATAGGAGCGGCTCTTTTTTCGCAGGATGGCGAAATTTTAGGAACCGGAAGCAACAGTCCGGTTACAGATCACGACCCTTCCGCTCACGCAGAAATTAAATGTTTACGCTCAGCCTGCGATAATCTGAATAATTACCGATTACCGCAAGGGACAATCCTAGCCGTGACTCTTGAGCCATGCATAATGTGCCTAGGAGCAATTATTCATGCACGAGTGGCAGGAATAGTCTTCGGTGCACCGGATCTTAAGGCCGGAGCCGTTGTCTCGAACATGGAAGGTACAGACCTAACCTTCGCCAATCACAGATTCTGGGTACTAGGCGGAGTACGTGCTGACGAATGCCGTACCATGCTGCAAAGTTTTTTTCTGCAAAAACGAAAATAA
- a CDS encoding ABC transporter permease encodes MTKRILQFFVKKAVHLVLLLIAVATLSYTLVSYSPIDPIDAYLGPSILKISPEQREVIAQRWGLDQPPIKRFSKWAKQVAKGNLGKSTIFNEPVITVLKKRFVTSFWLMFVAWLLSGGLGFILGVLAGAFEDSTLDKSIRLYAYTMASTPTFWVGIVLLTVFSVQLGWTPVCCAWPVGSSEMEATFFQRIHHLILPAITLSLVGIAQITLHTREKTIEAMHSDYALFARAQGEKDLGIAFRHALRNVAIPAVTLQFASLGELFGGAVLAEQVFSYPGLGRATVEAGYRGDVPLLLGIVLFSATFVFIGNTVADLIYMIVDPRMRKKWSAA; translated from the coding sequence ATGACAAAAAGAATACTTCAATTTTTCGTAAAAAAAGCTGTTCATCTTGTGTTGCTACTCATCGCAGTTGCAACTCTATCATACACACTGGTCAGCTATTCCCCAATTGATCCTATAGATGCTTACCTCGGACCATCAATACTCAAGATTTCACCGGAACAGCGCGAAGTAATAGCCCAGAGATGGGGGCTCGATCAGCCTCCGATAAAAAGGTTTAGCAAATGGGCGAAGCAAGTAGCAAAAGGCAATCTTGGAAAATCAACAATTTTTAACGAACCTGTAATAACTGTCTTAAAAAAACGGTTTGTAACTTCGTTCTGGCTGATGTTTGTAGCGTGGCTACTATCCGGTGGATTGGGCTTTATACTCGGAGTGCTTGCAGGCGCGTTCGAAGATTCAACGCTCGATAAATCAATTCGCCTGTATGCATATACTATGGCCTCTACACCGACATTCTGGGTCGGGATAGTATTGCTCACAGTATTTTCTGTTCAACTGGGCTGGACTCCCGTTTGCTGTGCATGGCCTGTAGGATCAAGCGAAATGGAAGCCACCTTTTTTCAAAGAATTCATCACCTCATACTTCCTGCAATAACTCTTTCACTGGTCGGAATCGCTCAAATCACCCTGCACACCCGTGAAAAAACGATTGAGGCAATGCACAGCGATTATGCTCTGTTTGCAAGGGCTCAAGGTGAAAAAGATCTAGGGATTGCCTTCCGTCATGCACTACGAAACGTTGCAATTCCTGCTGTAACCCTGCAATTTGCATCTCTTGGCGAATTGTTCGGTGGCGCAGTTTTAGCAGAACAGGTTTTTTCATATCCGGGATTAGGAAGAGCAACTGTCGAAGCTGGCTACAGAGGTGATGTTCCTTTACTTTTAGGGATAGTTCTTTTCAGCGCCACCTTTGTTTTTATCGGCAATACAGTAGCCGATCTCATTTATATGATAGTCGACCCTAGAATGCGGAAAAAATGGAGCGCAGCATAA
- a CDS encoding ABC transporter ATP-binding protein: MLDVKQLSICFSNYSFGLKKQEVCAIRSLDLSVKAGEVVAVVGQSGAGKSLLAHALLGILPRNAKVTGSLSFKGQELTSKDIVRLRGKEIALVPQSVAYLNPLLHVGVQISRAAELSGISAKSSWSSTIKALKRYKLDKEVAKHFPFQLSGGMARRILTATATIGGSSLIIADEPTNGLDEGAANETLGHLRQLADCGKAVLLITHDIEAALQVADKVTVFCGGVTVEEAFASDFNGEKKLRHPYSQALWAALPTNDFVNNLPEKIHAANNGGCPFSAACCERGDLCGEVLPELRELNGGWVRCQNA; encoded by the coding sequence ATGCTAGACGTAAAGCAGCTTTCAATATGTTTTTCTAATTATTCATTCGGACTTAAAAAGCAGGAAGTATGCGCCATACGAAGTTTAGATTTATCTGTTAAAGCCGGAGAAGTCGTTGCCGTGGTTGGACAATCCGGAGCAGGTAAAAGTCTGCTTGCGCATGCTCTGCTCGGAATTCTTCCACGAAACGCGAAGGTAACGGGATCACTCTCATTTAAAGGGCAGGAACTGACTTCTAAGGATATTGTTCGCTTGCGAGGCAAAGAAATTGCCCTTGTTCCACAATCTGTAGCCTATCTAAACCCGTTACTCCACGTCGGAGTTCAGATATCACGTGCGGCGGAGCTTAGCGGTATATCGGCGAAATCTTCATGGTCTTCAACTATTAAGGCTCTTAAGCGATATAAATTGGATAAAGAAGTTGCCAAACATTTTCCATTTCAACTTTCCGGAGGAATGGCTCGCAGGATTCTGACAGCTACAGCTACAATAGGCGGCTCAAGCCTTATTATTGCAGATGAACCGACCAACGGTCTGGATGAAGGTGCTGCCAATGAAACACTCGGACATCTGCGCCAACTTGCAGACTGCGGCAAAGCCGTATTGCTGATTACACATGACATTGAAGCTGCTCTTCAAGTTGCAGACAAGGTCACAGTTTTTTGCGGTGGAGTTACCGTTGAAGAAGCGTTTGCGAGTGACTTCAACGGAGAAAAGAAACTTCGCCACCCATACTCACAAGCTCTTTGGGCGGCACTCCCTACAAACGATTTTGTAAACAATCTACCTGAAAAAATACATGCTGCAAACAATGGGGGGTGCCCTTTCAGTGCAGCATGTTGCGAGCGGGGCGACCTTTGCGGAGAAGTGTTACCGGAATTACGAGAACTAAACGGTGGATGGGTGAGGTGCCAGAATGCTTGA
- a CDS encoding pentapeptide repeat-containing protein, translating to MTKIRKLSKNFTCKLNSLKIFQCLSALTFFLFILTLCFWPEINHYAITLPQYANIKLKITLGSIYLSFIEAIVIVFFLLCGKKYWCKSATVSQDLFTNRINEALKQLSSEEIFVRISAISELRRIAKETNTQSEKIKILDTLCAFIRDHSQTTSSTPSITHSLEQENNTEKDCLIGKNVTASRNDIQIALKFITQNIDELELRSKYNLNLSGANLRGANLINANLKDANLLGTNLYDSKLQGAKLAGVFFSPDTFNGAYLTLEQCKELRIKDHQWMHE from the coding sequence ATGACTAAAATACGTAAACTCTCCAAAAATTTTACATGTAAGTTAAACTCATTGAAAATCTTTCAATGTCTGTCTGCTTTAACTTTCTTTTTATTTATTCTCACGCTTTGTTTTTGGCCAGAGATTAATCATTACGCTATCACTCTCCCCCAATATGCAAATATTAAACTCAAGATAACCCTTGGAAGTATTTATCTTTCTTTTATAGAAGCTATCGTAATTGTGTTCTTTTTATTGTGTGGAAAGAAATATTGGTGCAAATCTGCTACAGTATCACAAGACCTATTCACAAACAGAATTAATGAAGCATTAAAACAGCTTAGCAGTGAAGAAATTTTTGTGCGTATTTCAGCGATATCTGAACTACGACGCATAGCCAAAGAGACAAATACTCAAAGTGAAAAAATCAAAATATTAGACACTCTTTGCGCTTTTATACGCGACCATTCCCAAACCACCAGTTCTACACCATCTATTACTCATTCTCTCGAGCAAGAAAATAATACTGAAAAAGATTGTTTGATTGGAAAAAATGTAACTGCGAGCCGAAATGACATTCAAATTGCGTTGAAATTTATAACCCAGAATATTGATGAATTAGAGTTAAGGTCAAAGTATAATTTGAACTTATCCGGTGCCAATTTAAGAGGCGCTAACCTCATTAATGCAAATCTTAAAGACGCAAATCTTTTAGGCACAAACCTTTACGATTCAAAACTGCAAGGTGCAAAGCTTGCTGGAGTATTTTTCTCTCCTGACACTTTTAATGGAGCGTACTTAACATTAGAGCAATGTAAGGAGCTTCGAATTAAAGATCACCAATGGATGCATGAATAA
- a CDS encoding bacteriohemerythrin, translating to MPLLTWNANYSVGIKKIDDDHKILIEMINKACASIEQMEEQKVLKELVVDMRQYAMKHFSREEELMEQYDYPDSESHKKLHNHFIIYAASLDNMKDSEKEILEPIKIFKYLADWLRNHILVTDKKFGAFLIDKGIK from the coding sequence ATGCCTTTACTTACTTGGAATGCAAACTATTCGGTTGGAATTAAAAAAATAGATGATGATCATAAAATACTTATTGAAATGATCAACAAAGCCTGTGCATCAATTGAACAGATGGAAGAGCAGAAAGTGTTAAAGGAATTGGTTGTGGATATGCGCCAATATGCCATGAAACATTTTTCAAGAGAAGAAGAACTCATGGAACAGTATGACTACCCAGACTCAGAAAGCCACAAAAAATTACATAATCATTTCATTATATATGCAGCGTCCTTAGACAACATGAAAGACTCTGAAAAAGAGATTCTGGAACCAATAAAAATTTTCAAATACCTTGCTGACTGGCTACGAAATCATATTCTCGTTACTGACAAAAAATTTGGCGCATTTCTTATTGATAAGGGCATCAAATAA